The DNA segment AGGAGAACGAACAGAATCTCCATGCGGATAACGAGAAGTAGACAATCACGCCTGAGGCGCCGAAATACGGGGATTGCCGTAGGTTGGGGACTACTCGGGGAGCTCCCAGGCGAGCTTGAGATCTTGATGGAGGTCCTCGGGGAGCTGAACGAGAACCGGCGCAGCTCTCTCGTCGAGCCAGTTGACCAGCTCGTGGATTCGGCTCGATTCCATGGCCGTGCAGCCGGCTGTCTTTCCGCTTGGCGAAGACCAAGCGTGGAGAAAGATACAAGACCCGGCGCCCTTCTTCCGATTCGCGTTGTGGCCGACGACGATCCCCCAAACGTAGCCCGGGATCTCGCGCATCCGTTCCGACGAATGCCAATCGGACGAGGATCTTCGTTGAGTGATACGGGCGTAATCGACGGATTCAGGGTCGTCGACGCATTCGACCGTTTCGGTCAGCTGCAGATAGGGCATCCGCAAGCTGGAGTCGGGTCGGTCGAACCCAAAAGCCTCCACGAGGTCGAACACACCGGCCGGGCTCCTGCCGTCGCCCTCGGTCTTGACGGGAAGCCCCGGGAGAATTCCGCGATGGAGGCCGAGACCGGCGGCGAGACCTCGCTCGCCGACGACGATGGGCCAGCTCTCTCCGACCCTCACCCACTCCCGGGCAGCGCGACTGCGTTGAAATCGAAAGAGTACGCCCGAAGTGGAATCGGCCGCGGGGGTGAGCACGAGAACGAGCTGTCT comes from the Vicinamibacteria bacterium genome and includes:
- a CDS encoding L,D-transpeptidase family protein; translated protein: MIALLVAAMVSSPIPSESRQLVLVLTPAADSTSGVLFRFQRSRAAREWVRVGESWPIVVGERGLAAGLGLHRGILPGLPVKTEGDGRSPAGVFDLVEAFGFDRPDSSLRMPYLQLTETVECVDDPESVDYARITQRRSSSDWHSSERMREIPGYVWGIVVGHNANRKKGAGSCIFLHAWSSPSGKTAGCTAMESSRIHELVNWLDERAAPVLVQLPEDLHQDLKLAWELPE